The Thermothielavioides terrestris NRRL 8126 chromosome 2, complete sequence genome includes a region encoding these proteins:
- a CDS encoding uncharacterized protein (Contains conserved domain Med17[pfam10156], Subunit 17 of Mediator complex.), with translation MNDRPFSLQPRPPPGRGPQSITEFIRRVNAEPGGFRGINTAELRAQLLNRQQNGDGDNDAHGDDRDIDMTGASSEAGSDVAETKDVAIARDELLRAVHQTHQTSMFALDFVSLLLSKENPAQAVATFSPGLRDMVGIGTLGATMLAAPTVLTQARVPDNKMVAIGKRLMDLNKAADTALAASKRLQREIGYETKYWSEVLAVSERGWQTFRMPNEPQTMGVKFGFSNAAPEFKLNSIAPMRRAADGSVRLEPGKMARGSKRLRVSILENGVVVGRSSLPRPLPPDAPLQDRVKEARDTIFAQELWQEINRERRGLNTRTIGFEGSVVACPLDATRSASIQLATLDEEEAAAEDRSGEQDALADWLCTTFNLLLSNSHRANEQRRSERSLDKGPAPPYSILTPLVTYFEYDKCVQQCAQKLAAFIAVLRGSGLGGTVTMKEPPLAPFPTVPASEALAAALLKPPPVQFDVALTPVGRVRILLRPTTYTSSGAASFSVFLLPTGMRGVQNPLLALSPLGVEEFPRMEALFAYLYSAVPCALAAAYLRLAVKAAEKPALDSASAAAPPPRWTIHDSRKGIVDVETGEYGVHFDCGPNPSTGNVELRVAWDSLEDAEGGGKKKVHMDWTWPGTGANINTVLKKLLSSGPPEADD, from the coding sequence ATGAACGACAGGCCCTTTTCGCTCCAaccgcgcccgcccccgGGCCGCGGACCTCAGTCCATCACCGAGTTTATCCGACGTGTCAACGCCGAGCCTGGCGGCTTCCGCGGCATCAAcaccgccgagctgcgcgcgcAGCTGCTCAATCGCCAGCAAaatggcgacggcgacaatGATGCACATGGCGATGACCGCGACATCGACATGACGGGCGCCTCCTCCGAGGCAGGCAGCGACGTTGCCGAGACCAAGGACGTCGCCATCGCCCGCGACGAGCTGCTCCGCGCAGTGCACCAAACCCACCAGACCTCCATGTTCGCCCTCGACTTCGTGTCGCTCCTGCTCTCCAAGGAGAACCCCGCCCAGGCCGTCGCGACGTTCAGCCCGGGACTGCGAGACATGGTTGGCATTGGTACCCTCGGCGCGACCATGCTTGCCGCCCCCACGGTTCTGACGCAGGCCAGAGTGCCCGACAACAAGATGGTGGCCATCGGCAAGCGCCTGATGGATCTGAACAAGGCCGCCGACACGGCGCTGGCAGCGTCCAAGAGGCTGCAGCGCGAGATTGGCTATGAGACCAAGTACTGGTCCGAGGTGCTGGCCGTGAGCGAGCGTGGCTGGCAGACGTTCCGCATGCCCAATGAGCCGCAGACAATGGGCGTCAAGTTCGGCTTCTCGAACGCCGCTCCCGAGTTCAAGTTGAACAGTATCGCGCCCATGAGGCGGGCTGCGGACGGGTCCGTACGCCTGGAGCCTGGCAAGATGGCTCGGGGCTCCAAACGGCTCCGCGTGAGCATCCTGGAGAACGGCGTGGTCGTCGGCAGGTCGTCGCTGCCCCGGCCGTTGCCTCCCGATGCGCCGCTTCAGGACCGTGTCAAGGAAGCGCGCGACACCATCTTTGCTCAGGAGCTGTGGCAGGAGATCAATAGGGAGCGCCGCGGTTTGAACACCCGCACCATCGGCTTCGAGGGCTCGGTCGTGGCCTGTCCCTTGGATGCCACAAGGTCTGCCTCGATACAGCTTGCTACTCtggacgaggaagaagcgGCAGCCGAGGACCGCTCGGGGGAACAGGACGCCCTGGCGGACTGGTTATGCACCACCTTCAACCTCCTGCTCAGCAACTCGCACAGAGCCAACGAACAGAGACGGTCCGAGCGAAGCCTTGACAAGGGCCCTGCCCCACCATACTCCATCCTCACGCCATTAGTAACATACTTCGAGTACGACAAGTGCGTCCAGCAGTGTGCACAGAAGCTAGCAGCATTCATTGCCGTTCTTCGCGGCAGCGGTCTCGGTGGTACCGTCACCATGAAGGAGCCACCGCTGGCCCCCTTCCCCACGGTTCCGGCCTCAGaagccctcgccgcggccctgctcaagccgccgccggtccaGTTCGACGTAGCGCTCACTCCAGTCGGACGAGTGCGCATCCTGCTCAGACCTACCACGTACACGTCCTCCGGCGCCGCGTCATTCtccgtcttcctcctcccaACCGGCATGCGCGGCGTCCAGAATCCGCTCTTGGCGCTGTCCCCGCTGGGCGTTGAGGAGTTTCCGCGCATGGAGGCGCTCTTCGCGTACCTCTACAGCGCCGTCCCctgcgcgctggcggcggcgtacTTGAGGCTCGCGGTCAAGGCGGCCGAAAAGCCCGCCCTGGATTCCGCgtccgctgccgcgccgccgcccaggtgGACCATCCACGACAGCAGGAAAGGCATAGTCGATGTCGAAACGGGCGAGTACGGCGTCCACTTCGACTGCGGCCCCAACCCGAGCACGGGCAACGTGGAGCTGAGGGTGGCGTGGGACTCCCTCGAGGATGCGGAGGGCGGTGGGAAGAAGAAAGTGCACATGGACTGGACCTGGCCTGGGACGGGGGCAAATATCAACACGGTTCTTAAGAAGCTGCTGTCGAGCGGCCCTCCGGAAGCGGACGATTAG